A DNA window from Rossellomorea marisflavi contains the following coding sequences:
- a CDS encoding aminotransferase class I/II-fold pyridoxal phosphate-dependent enzyme, with translation MFDQLKHGEVLQPLARSVEQSIAHIHAAIDERAERNQFNVLTSFQKHRVSDSHFNPSTGYGYDDAGRDTLESIYADVFGGEAGLVRPQIISGTHAISIALFGILRPGDELVYITGKPYDTLEEIVGIRGKGAGSLKDFHIDYRSIDLTSDGKVDFGAVREALGTKTKMVGIQRSKGYANRPSFTVEEIKAMIDFVKEIDPSIVVFVDNCYGEFVEDREPCHVGADLMAGSLIKNPGGGLAKTGGYIVGKKELVEACSYRMTSPGIGAEAGASLYSLQEMYQGFFLAPHVVAQSLKGAVFTSAFLTELGMDTNPAPDAPRTDLIQSVQFGDRDRMVAFCQAIQFASPVNSHFTPYPNYMPGYVDDVIMAAGTFVQGASIELSADGPLRPPYVAYVQGGLTYSHVKIAVCTAVDELIEKGFMPHLKG, from the coding sequence ATGTTTGATCAATTAAAACACGGAGAGGTCCTGCAGCCGCTTGCCCGATCCGTTGAACAATCCATAGCCCATATCCATGCAGCCATTGATGAGCGGGCAGAACGAAATCAATTCAATGTATTAACTTCTTTTCAGAAGCATCGTGTGAGTGACTCCCATTTCAACCCTTCGACAGGGTATGGGTACGATGATGCAGGAAGGGATACTTTAGAGAGCATTTACGCAGATGTGTTCGGCGGAGAGGCGGGGCTCGTTCGTCCCCAGATCATCTCGGGCACACATGCGATATCCATCGCACTCTTCGGCATCCTCCGTCCAGGAGATGAATTGGTATACATAACAGGAAAGCCTTACGACACCCTTGAAGAAATTGTCGGGATCAGAGGGAAGGGTGCAGGCTCCCTGAAGGACTTCCATATCGACTACCGGAGCATCGACCTTACTTCCGACGGTAAAGTAGACTTCGGTGCAGTAAGAGAGGCGCTGGGCACCAAAACGAAAATGGTGGGGATCCAGCGTTCGAAGGGATACGCCAACCGTCCTTCCTTCACAGTGGAAGAGATCAAAGCCATGATTGATTTCGTCAAAGAGATCGATCCATCGATCGTCGTTTTCGTTGATAACTGCTACGGTGAATTTGTTGAAGACCGTGAACCATGCCATGTCGGAGCCGACCTTATGGCGGGATCGCTCATAAAGAATCCCGGGGGCGGACTTGCGAAAACGGGAGGATATATCGTAGGGAAGAAGGAATTGGTCGAAGCGTGTTCGTACCGCATGACGTCGCCGGGTATCGGTGCGGAGGCGGGGGCTTCCCTCTACAGTCTTCAGGAAATGTATCAAGGATTTTTCCTCGCTCCCCACGTGGTGGCGCAATCCTTGAAAGGGGCCGTCTTTACTAGTGCTTTCCTGACAGAGCTCGGGATGGATACGAATCCAGCCCCTGATGCTCCCCGTACCGATTTGATCCAATCTGTCCAATTCGGTGATCGGGACCGGATGGTCGCTTTCTGTCAGGCTATTCAATTCGCTTCACCCGTGAATTCTCATTTCACCCCATATCCCAACTATATGCCTGGATATGTGGATGATGTCATCATGGCTGCAGGCACGTTCGTTCAGGGGGCGAGCATCGAATTGTCGGCTGACGGACCATTAAGGCCTCCATACGTTGCATATGTACAGGGGGGACTGACCTATTCCCATGTGAAGATCGCGGTGTGCACGGCCGTCGATGAATTGATCGAAAAAGGTTTTATGCCCCATTTAAAAGGTTAA
- a CDS encoding MerR family transcriptional regulator: protein MSGSEIRRTMALFPISIVMQLTDLTARQIRYYEEHELINPARTEGNRRLFSLNDIDKLLEVKDLLEQGINMAGIKRIFAVSGQETKVASDVSGKKEEKARQDLSDDDLRKLLRNELMHSGRFSKTSLRQGDMSRFFH, encoded by the coding sequence ATGAGCGGAAGTGAAATTCGTCGAACGATGGCATTGTTCCCAATTAGCATTGTCATGCAGCTCACGGACTTGACGGCTCGTCAGATTCGATACTATGAAGAGCATGAATTGATCAATCCGGCCCGTACGGAAGGAAATCGAAGGCTCTTCTCCCTGAACGACATCGATAAACTCCTGGAGGTCAAGGATCTTTTGGAACAAGGGATCAACATGGCCGGCATCAAAAGGATTTTCGCTGTCTCGGGTCAGGAAACGAAAGTAGCATCTGACGTTAGTGGCAAGAAGGAAGAAAAAGCACGGCAGGATCTTTCTGACGATGATCTCCGCAAGCTGCTCCGGAATGAATTGATGCATTCCGGGCGCTTTAGCAAAACATCTCTTCGTCAAGGTGACATGTCACGCTTCTTTCATTAA
- the glnA gene encoding type I glutamate--ammonia ligase: protein MAKYTREDVLRLANEEGVKFIRLQFTDILGTIKNVEIPFSQLEKALDNKMMFDGSSIEGFVRIEESDMYLFPDLDTWLVFPWTAEKGKVARLICDIYNPDGTPFEGDPRNNLKRILSQMEELGFTDFNLGPEPEFFLFKLDVNGEPTLELNDNGGYFDLAPTDLGENCRRDIALELEEMGFEIEASHHEVAPGQHEIDFKYANALKACDDIQTFKLVVKTIARKHGLHATFMPKPLFGVNGSGMHCNMSLFKSGVNSFFDEKGDLQLSDTARQFLAGIIKHATSFTAITNPTVNSYKRLVPGYEAPCYVAWSARNRSPLIRIPASRGLSTRVEVRSVDPAANPYLAMSVLLAAGLDGIKNSLEAPKPIDRNIYVMDKKEREEAGITDLPATLHAALEQLKTNEVIVGALGEHIFEHFVEAKEIEWDMFRTQVHPWEREQYIQMY, encoded by the coding sequence ATGGCAAAGTATACTCGTGAAGATGTACTAAGATTGGCGAATGAAGAAGGTGTTAAATTCATCCGTCTCCAGTTCACAGACATCCTGGGAACGATCAAAAACGTGGAAATCCCTTTCAGTCAGCTTGAAAAGGCGCTTGACAACAAAATGATGTTCGATGGTTCTTCCATTGAAGGATTTGTACGGATCGAAGAATCCGATATGTATCTATTCCCGGATCTTGATACGTGGTTGGTATTCCCTTGGACAGCCGAAAAAGGGAAGGTTGCCCGTTTGATCTGTGACATCTATAACCCAGATGGAACTCCGTTCGAAGGAGATCCGCGTAATAACCTCAAACGTATTCTGAGCCAAATGGAAGAGCTTGGATTTACTGATTTTAACCTCGGGCCTGAACCGGAATTCTTCCTATTCAAGCTGGATGTGAATGGTGAACCGACCCTCGAATTGAATGATAACGGAGGATACTTCGATCTTGCACCTACGGATCTTGGGGAAAACTGCCGTCGCGATATCGCACTTGAACTTGAAGAAATGGGCTTTGAAATCGAAGCTTCCCACCATGAGGTTGCTCCTGGTCAGCACGAGATCGATTTCAAATATGCCAATGCCCTCAAGGCTTGTGACGACATTCAAACATTCAAACTCGTTGTTAAGACCATTGCCCGCAAACACGGACTGCATGCTACCTTCATGCCAAAACCGTTGTTCGGGGTGAATGGTTCCGGAATGCACTGCAATATGTCACTTTTCAAAAGCGGCGTGAACTCATTCTTCGATGAAAAAGGCGATCTTCAATTGAGCGATACAGCGCGTCAATTCCTTGCCGGTATCATTAAACACGCAACGAGCTTCACGGCCATTACAAACCCTACGGTCAACTCTTATAAACGTCTTGTTCCAGGGTACGAAGCTCCATGTTATGTTGCATGGTCTGCGCGTAACCGCAGCCCGCTCATCCGTATCCCGGCATCACGCGGTCTAAGCACGCGCGTTGAGGTGCGAAGCGTCGATCCGGCAGCCAATCCATATCTTGCGATGAGTGTACTGCTTGCCGCCGGTCTTGATGGAATCAAGAACAGCTTGGAAGCACCTAAGCCAATTGACCGTAACATCTACGTTATGGACAAAAAAGAGCGTGAAGAAGCAGGAATCACAGATCTGCCGGCAACCCTTCATGCTGCACTTGAACAGCTGAAAACAAATGAAGTCATCGTTGGTGCTCTTGGTGAGCATATCTTCGAACACTTTGTAGAAGCGAAAGAAATCGAGTGGGATATGTTCCGTACACAAGTTCATCCTTGGGAGCGCGAGCAATATATCCAAATGTATTAA
- a CDS encoding SulP family inorganic anion transporter: protein MKNTIKQQWFSNVKGDILSGIVVALALIPEAIAFSIIAGVDPMVGLYASFCIAVIISFVGGRPAMISAATGAMALVMVPLVKDYGLNYLLAATILTGIFQLLFGVCKIARLMKFIPRAVMIGFVNALAILIFSAQVPHFFNINGMTYVFVAVTLVIVYVLPRFVKSIPAPLVAIVVLTAIALFSQADLRTVGDLGTISQTLPSFFLPDVPFSFETLSIIFPYSLALAIVGLLESLMTASIVDDMTDTDSNKNQEARGQGVANIINGFFGGMAGCAMIGQSVINVKSGGRGRLSTFVAGAFLMFLIIVLGDLVVKIPMAVLAGIMIMVSVGTFDWSSFRYIWKAPKGDAAVMLITVAIVVATHDLSKGVIAGVLLSAMIFVAKLSKLKVTEEVDGVKRKFTVEGQLFFASVDTFVGSIQLTGEVQYVKIDLSHAHIWDESAVAAIAKVLAKCKNQGCKVETIGLSSTSKKIQDSLLLLTDDKTSLTA, encoded by the coding sequence ATGAAGAATACCATAAAACAGCAGTGGTTTTCGAATGTCAAGGGAGACATCCTTTCCGGGATCGTCGTCGCACTTGCCCTCATTCCGGAAGCCATTGCCTTTTCCATCATAGCCGGTGTCGATCCCATGGTCGGGCTATATGCTTCTTTCTGCATTGCCGTCATTATTTCCTTTGTAGGCGGAAGACCGGCCATGATTTCTGCTGCTACCGGTGCCATGGCACTCGTCATGGTCCCGCTTGTCAAAGATTACGGGTTGAATTATCTGTTGGCGGCCACCATCTTGACGGGAATCTTCCAACTCCTGTTCGGTGTATGTAAAATCGCGAGACTCATGAAATTCATACCCCGTGCTGTGATGATCGGCTTCGTGAATGCACTGGCCATCCTGATTTTTTCGGCACAAGTGCCTCACTTCTTCAATATCAACGGGATGACCTATGTATTTGTGGCGGTGACGTTGGTGATTGTGTATGTACTCCCACGGTTCGTCAAGTCCATCCCTGCACCACTTGTAGCCATTGTGGTACTAACCGCCATTGCCTTGTTTTCACAAGCAGACTTGAGGACCGTAGGAGATCTGGGGACGATAAGCCAGACCTTGCCTTCGTTCTTCCTTCCTGATGTACCGTTTTCATTTGAAACATTGAGCATCATTTTCCCCTACTCACTCGCCCTAGCGATTGTAGGACTGCTTGAATCCCTCATGACGGCCTCAATCGTTGATGACATGACGGATACGGACAGCAATAAAAATCAGGAAGCAAGGGGTCAGGGAGTCGCCAATATCATTAATGGATTCTTCGGTGGGATGGCCGGATGCGCGATGATCGGTCAGTCGGTGATCAATGTAAAGTCCGGAGGACGCGGGCGCTTGTCCACATTCGTAGCCGGGGCCTTCCTGATGTTTCTCATCATTGTACTTGGGGACCTTGTTGTGAAGATTCCCATGGCCGTTCTTGCCGGAATCATGATCATGGTCTCTGTCGGTACCTTCGACTGGTCTTCCTTTCGTTATATCTGGAAAGCCCCTAAAGGAGATGCCGCAGTGATGCTCATCACCGTGGCGATCGTGGTTGCCACTCATGATCTATCAAAAGGTGTTATTGCAGGGGTATTGCTGAGTGCCATGATCTTTGTGGCCAAACTATCAAAGTTGAAGGTTACGGAAGAAGTGGATGGTGTTAAGCGCAAGTTCACGGTTGAAGGCCAACTATTCTTTGCATCAGTGGATACGTTCGTAGGCTCCATTCAACTGACCGGCGAAGTTCAGTACGTTAAGATCGATCTTTCCCATGCCCACATCTGGGATGAATCTGCAGTAGCAGCCATCGCGAAAGTCCTGGCCAAATGCAAAAATCAAGGCTGTAAAGTGGAGACGATCGGACTAAGCTCTACAAGTAAAAAGATTCAGGACTCGCTTCTACTGCTGACAGATGATAAAACTTCTTTGACAGCCTGA
- a CDS encoding recombinase family protein: protein MIIGYYRPSFEDPEGRQQETELLKIECKVLYREEHSSPKRRVKLEELLAVVGEGDTVVVTSLIDFADSSRQLLELLNQLEAKGTRFISISEGLSTSPGQSYRFQEVLEHLISFQSDVISERTKKGIGEAKEKGVSTGRPRKPDENVKKAIDMYETKTYSLSEIKEKTGISKSTLYRYLER, encoded by the coding sequence ATGATCATCGGATACTACAGACCGAGCTTTGAGGATCCAGAAGGACGGCAACAGGAAACAGAGCTCCTGAAGATAGAATGCAAGGTTTTATACAGGGAGGAACATTCTTCACCTAAGAGAAGGGTAAAACTGGAAGAACTGCTAGCCGTAGTTGGGGAAGGAGATACGGTCGTGGTCACTTCCTTAATCGACTTCGCTGATTCCAGCCGACAGTTACTGGAGCTATTGAACCAGCTTGAAGCGAAAGGTACACGCTTCATTTCTATATCAGAAGGGCTGTCGACCAGTCCGGGGCAGTCGTACCGTTTTCAGGAAGTCCTTGAGCATCTTATAAGCTTTCAAAGCGATGTGATCAGTGAAAGGACAAAAAAAGGCATAGGTGAAGCGAAAGAGAAGGGAGTCAGTACGGGACGGCCGCGCAAGCCGGATGAAAATGTAAAAAAGGCGATCGACATGTACGAAACGAAAACCTACAGTCTTTCAGAAATCAAAGAGAAGACGGGCATCAGTAAGTCCACCCTCTACCGATATCTCGAAAGATAG
- the lexA gene encoding transcriptional repressor LexA, translated as MTKLSKRQQDILEYIKSSVKEKGYPPSVREIGEAVGLASSSTVHGHLARLESKGLIRRDPTKPRAIEILDLVEDSIPRHNVVNVPLIGKVTAGQPITAVENVEEYFPLPERMAPADEHIFMLEIMGDSMIEAGILDGDFVIVRQQQTANNGEIVVAMTEEDEATVKRFFKEKDFVRLQPENSSMDPIILRNVSILGKVVGVYRQVH; from the coding sequence ATGACAAAACTATCCAAACGGCAGCAGGATATCTTGGAATATATCAAAAGCTCCGTGAAAGAAAAAGGCTATCCGCCTTCCGTGCGCGAAATCGGGGAAGCGGTGGGACTGGCTTCAAGTTCTACTGTCCACGGCCACCTGGCCCGACTTGAAAGCAAAGGTCTCATCCGCAGGGATCCGACCAAGCCAAGAGCCATTGAGATCCTCGACCTTGTGGAAGACTCGATCCCCCGTCACAATGTCGTGAATGTTCCCCTCATCGGGAAAGTCACGGCGGGTCAACCGATCACAGCGGTTGAAAACGTCGAAGAATACTTCCCTCTCCCAGAGAGAATGGCTCCGGCTGACGAGCATATCTTTATGCTTGAAATCATGGGTGACAGTATGATTGAAGCCGGGATCCTCGACGGTGATTTCGTCATCGTAAGGCAGCAGCAGACAGCCAACAATGGTGAGATCGTCGTCGCCATGACTGAAGAGGATGAGGCGACCGTGAAACGTTTCTTCAAAGAAAAGGATTTCGTAAGGCTCCAGCCTGAAAACTCTTCCATGGACCCGATCATCCTCCGCAATGTATCGATCCTCGGGAAAGTCGTTGGTGTCTACCGGCAAGTTCATTAA
- the yneA gene encoding cell division suppressor protein YneA, with the protein MAGKLWANYSYILVFFGLALVASIYFILQMEDGVSYHSIEVQEGDTLWTIADQYSSDSSMSTDEFIKWVGEQNNLATYTISAGDSLVLPVKKKLGINGDYQYVMNEE; encoded by the coding sequence ATGGCAGGGAAACTTTGGGCGAATTACTCATATATACTTGTATTTTTTGGCTTGGCACTTGTGGCATCAATCTATTTCATTCTTCAAATGGAAGACGGAGTATCTTATCATAGTATAGAGGTGCAGGAGGGCGATACGCTCTGGACCATTGCAGATCAATACAGCAGCGACTCTTCCATGTCCACCGATGAATTTATCAAATGGGTGGGTGAACAGAATAATCTGGCCACCTATACAATTTCTGCGGGTGATTCCCTTGTGCTCCCAGTCAAAAAAAAGCTCGGGATCAACGGGGATTATCAGTATGTCATGAACGAGGAATAG
- a CDS encoding YneB family resolvase-like protein, giving the protein MNAIIYCRVSTKKDTQETSLERQEEELAKLAREYGMQVSSVIRDQASGYDLDRPGVLEMLDLVRDQAIDAVLIQDETRIGRGNAKIALIHCLLKEDVKIISQSQSGELHLSDSDSMVINIVSMVEEYQRKLHNLKIKRGMKRAVANGFRPQKNLKNKGNIEGRERKEVPVEEIVRLRKNELTFAEIAATLRGFGYDVSKATVHRRYKEHMDAVDQA; this is encoded by the coding sequence ATGAATGCAATCATCTACTGTCGGGTGAGCACGAAGAAGGATACACAGGAAACATCACTCGAGCGTCAGGAAGAAGAGCTGGCGAAACTTGCACGGGAGTACGGAATGCAGGTTTCATCGGTCATAAGGGATCAGGCAAGTGGCTATGACCTTGACCGGCCTGGCGTTCTCGAGATGCTTGATCTTGTAAGGGATCAGGCGATCGATGCAGTGTTGATCCAGGATGAGACAAGGATCGGAAGGGGAAATGCGAAGATTGCCCTGATCCATTGCCTTTTGAAGGAGGATGTCAAGATTATCAGTCAGTCCCAGAGCGGGGAGCTGCATCTGTCGGACTCTGACTCCATGGTCATTAACATCGTAAGCATGGTGGAGGAATATCAGCGCAAGCTGCATAATTTGAAGATCAAAAGAGGCATGAAACGGGCCGTGGCGAACGGATTCCGTCCCCAGAAGAATTTGAAGAACAAGGGGAATATTGAGGGTAGGGAGCGTAAGGAAGTCCCCGTTGAAGAAATTGTCAGGCTGCGCAAGAATGAATTGACCTTTGCAGAGATTGCCGCTACTCTTCGGGGATTCGGCTATGATGTTTCGAAGGCAACCGTTCATAGGCGTTATAAAGAGCATATGGATGCAGTCGATCAAGCGTAA
- a CDS encoding DUF896 domain-containing protein, with the protein MLSKEKMNRINELSKKSKSTGLSADEAKEQTRLRKEYLETFRQSMKGTIENTRIFDPDGNEVTPKKIQEIQNKKKH; encoded by the coding sequence ATGCTTTCAAAAGAAAAGATGAACCGGATCAATGAATTATCCAAAAAATCTAAGTCTACCGGACTTTCAGCAGATGAAGCGAAGGAACAGACCAGATTGAGGAAAGAATATCTTGAGACGTTCCGCCAATCCATGAAAGGGACCATTGAAAACACCAGGATCTTTGATCCCGATGGAAATGAAGTGACGCCCAAGAAGATACAGGAAATTCAAAACAAAAAGAAACACTGA
- the tkt gene encoding transketolase, which produces MFDKTDQLAINTIRTLSIDAIEKANSGHPGMPMGAAPMAYALWTRFMNHNPKNPHWFNRDRFVLSAGHGSMLLYSLLHLSGYDVSMDDLKNFRQWGSKTPGHPEYKHTAGVEATTGPLGQGIAMAVGMAMAERHMAATYNKEGHDIIDHFTYSICGDGDLMEGVSAEAASLAAHLKLGRLVVLYDSNDISLDGELDKSFSESVKGRFESYGWQYVRVEDGNDLDEISKAIEEAQGDTSRPTMIEVKTVIGYGAPNKSGKSAVHGAPLGEDEMKLTKDYYKWTFEQDFHVPDEVYARFEEKIQQVGSEKEEAWAKKFVAYQDALPELSAQLETAIRGDLAEGWDKEIPVYEEGSSLASRASSGDVLNAIAKNLPTFIGGSADLAGSNKTNIKGEADFSAEAYDGRNIWFGVREFAMGAAMNGMALHGGLQVFGGTFFVFSDYLRPAIRLAALMGLPVTYVFTHDSIAVGEDGPTHEPVEQLASLRALPNLSVIRPADGNEVAAAWRLAVESKDQPTMLVLSRQNLPTMKSSADKAYNGVSKGAYVASPAGKEQPDAILIATGSEVGLALDAQKALEKDGINTSVVSMPSWDRFEKQSPEYKESILPKSVKKRLAIEMGSPLGWDRYVGDEGDILAIDGFGASAPGEKVMEEYGFTTNNVVSRIKALLQK; this is translated from the coding sequence ATGTTTGATAAAACAGATCAATTAGCAATTAACACAATCCGAACGTTATCGATCGATGCGATCGAAAAGGCAAACTCCGGTCATCCGGGAATGCCGATGGGTGCAGCTCCTATGGCGTATGCTCTATGGACACGCTTCATGAACCATAACCCCAAAAATCCACATTGGTTTAACCGTGACCGTTTCGTTCTCTCTGCAGGACATGGGTCAATGCTTTTATACAGCTTGCTTCACCTTTCAGGCTATGATGTTTCCATGGATGACCTGAAGAATTTCCGCCAGTGGGGCAGTAAAACACCAGGACACCCTGAGTATAAACATACAGCAGGTGTAGAAGCGACAACAGGTCCACTTGGACAAGGAATCGCGATGGCAGTTGGTATGGCCATGGCTGAGAGACATATGGCAGCCACTTATAATAAAGAGGGCCACGACATCATCGATCACTTTACATATTCCATCTGTGGAGACGGAGATTTGATGGAGGGCGTTTCAGCTGAGGCGGCCTCACTTGCTGCTCACTTGAAATTGGGCCGCTTGGTCGTTCTTTATGATTCAAATGATATTTCCCTTGACGGGGAACTTGATAAGTCATTCTCTGAAAGTGTCAAAGGCCGTTTCGAATCTTACGGTTGGCAATATGTCCGCGTGGAAGATGGAAATGATCTTGATGAGATTTCCAAAGCCATCGAAGAAGCACAAGGTGATACAAGCCGCCCTACAATGATCGAAGTGAAAACGGTCATCGGCTACGGTGCACCTAATAAATCTGGTAAGTCTGCTGTTCATGGTGCTCCACTCGGGGAAGACGAGATGAAACTGACGAAGGATTACTATAAATGGACGTTCGAACAAGACTTCCATGTTCCGGATGAAGTCTACGCCCGTTTTGAAGAGAAAATCCAACAGGTAGGTAGTGAAAAAGAGGAAGCATGGGCGAAGAAATTCGTTGCGTATCAAGATGCGCTTCCAGAGCTTTCTGCTCAGCTGGAAACAGCGATCAGAGGCGATTTGGCCGAAGGATGGGACAAAGAAATCCCGGTTTACGAAGAGGGAAGCTCATTGGCAAGCCGTGCTTCTTCAGGAGACGTGCTGAATGCCATCGCTAAAAACCTGCCAACCTTCATCGGTGGATCTGCCGACCTTGCCGGGTCCAACAAAACGAACATCAAAGGCGAAGCAGACTTCTCTGCAGAAGCGTATGATGGACGTAATATTTGGTTCGGTGTCCGTGAATTTGCCATGGGTGCAGCCATGAACGGTATGGCTCTGCACGGTGGACTGCAAGTGTTTGGTGGAACATTCTTTGTGTTCAGTGACTATCTGCGTCCTGCCATCCGTTTGGCAGCTTTGATGGGACTTCCGGTCACATACGTCTTCACCCATGATAGTATCGCAGTCGGAGAAGATGGACCTACACATGAGCCTGTAGAACAGCTTGCATCACTCCGTGCCCTGCCGAATCTATCTGTCATTCGACCTGCAGACGGCAATGAGGTAGCCGCTGCGTGGAGGCTTGCTGTCGAGTCGAAAGATCAGCCGACCATGCTTGTACTTTCGCGTCAGAACCTGCCTACCATGAAGTCATCTGCTGATAAAGCATATAACGGTGTTAGCAAGGGTGCGTATGTAGCTTCTCCTGCCGGCAAAGAACAGCCTGATGCCATTTTGATTGCTACCGGTTCAGAAGTGGGTCTTGCCCTGGACGCTCAAAAAGCACTCGAAAAAGACGGAATCAATACATCTGTCGTCAGCATGCCGTCTTGGGATCGTTTCGAAAAGCAATCTCCGGAATACAAGGAGTCCATCCTTCCGAAAAGCGTGAAGAAACGTCTTGCCATCGAGATGGGTTCACCACTCGGATGGGATCGTTACGTTGGTGACGAAGGTGACATCCTGGCCATTGACGGCTTCGGTGCTTCAGCTCCTGGAGAAAAAGTGATGGAAGAGTACGGATTTACAACAAATAATGTTGTATCCCGTATCAAAGCCCTTCTTCAAAAGTAA
- a CDS encoding GNAT family N-acetyltransferase, translating to MEIIYEQQKDRSAFIPLLMLADESEAVVRSYLEDGEVYTFSNAGETVGIMLMVAVDSSTIEIKNMAVVDSARGQGTGRQMIKEMEKKVKNSGYRTILVGTSNSSIGNLIFYQKCGFRFESIKKDFFLAYPEPFYENGIRGLDMVMLKKELG from the coding sequence ATGGAAATCATTTATGAACAGCAAAAAGACCGAAGCGCCTTCATCCCCCTTTTGATGCTGGCTGATGAATCGGAAGCCGTAGTAAGAAGCTATCTGGAAGATGGGGAAGTGTACACCTTCTCAAACGCTGGAGAGACCGTAGGGATTATGCTCATGGTGGCAGTGGATTCATCCACCATCGAGATTAAGAACATGGCGGTGGTAGATTCAGCGCGTGGACAGGGGACCGGCCGACAGATGATCAAGGAGATGGAAAAAAAGGTGAAGAATTCAGGGTATCGAACCATACTGGTCGGGACGTCAAATTCGTCCATAGGCAACCTGATATTCTATCAAAAATGCGGTTTTCGATTTGAATCCATCAAAAAAGATTTCTTCTTGGCCTATCCGGAGCCATTCTATGAGAATGGAATAAGAGGTTTGGATATGGTGATGCTGAAAAAAGAATTGGGCTGA